The DNA region tagtaataatattcatttataattacagTGCATATAACTTTTCAAGATAAATTCAGAGCATTGTGTCAATACAATAGTTCTAATgacaagaatagtaaaaataataataaagtatggttaATACATTAATCACGAAAGTTTATTTAAAATGTCTCTGGCCACAGAGTTTAAACAAAAATGCTTGAAGttgaatataaaaatgaatttGCTATAACAAAAGGCATAATTATGTATCTTATTAGAGCTCTAATCATGCATTATATTAATCTTGCACGTCAACGAAGCTCAGCTCTTCTCTAAAACGAGTCAAAGCTGTCCTTTGATCTGTTCAATCAGACAACAACGGCAAATGAAATAAATGTAGCAAAAACTGACGAAAAAAAAGTAGATCTTTCGTATAACGGAATGGACAATACAACAGCATCAACAACGAAACATCCCGCTCGGTAATCTTGGAAAGCTTTAAAGGGTGTAATCAcaaaggcgaagagagagagagagagagagagagagagagagagagagagagcgttgtggGCTTGAGCCGGATATACATTTATTGTGGGGATGAATTTCTGTTACAAAACGTGTGTGTGAAATGTCGATGGAAGTTCTGCTTATTCAAAGTATGAATTTGAATGTATTTAGCGTCAATGGATGTTTTGAATGGTAATTAAATGATGTGTTGCTGACCTtcggagtaatctctctctctctctctctctctctctctctctctctctctctctctctctttagtcttTATTAGAGAAAGGTAACACCAGTTTGTTATGAATGAATAGTGTCCTGAGATACTACTGTTGCTTGTGATAGAATAGATATAATCTTAAGAATATGGATATTTGAGGATAACTGAAAGGTATGATTGAATTAAGTCTTTTATTCACTTATAAAATTACCTTAATATACTTAATagatcttttttcatatatatatatatgtatatatatatatatatatatatatatatacatgaaatattcgAGTCGCTGAAAAACTCGATAGCCTTGAGACTTCTGCTGTTATAAAGTCAAGTTTTTGTAACTTTCTCTGTTAGGATAACAGTCGagcaatcaaaaatatatatacaaaatattttcattaagatGCATTAcggaaaagaaaaattatgtattttaaatgaagacaaaattaatattttctttaaaaaatttcttaaaaaaacataatttgacatagatttttttaatggattttttttttcattaagtcgtttatgcttataaaattttggaatAAGAAATAAACGGAAAGAGTTAAAACTAAAAACTTTATGCAATATATGATGGTGTTTATTTGATAACTTTTAGAGAATGCTTAACATCTTTAAAAAGATTCACGAAATTCATATTTACTTCAGAAAATTAGGCATTAATGTATCTTTTAAGTCATagctttgaaaatatttataaactctATATAGAAAATTTGTGTTggattcattttgaaaatattctacatctgaaaatatcaataaaataccaactgaaaattaaaatagttattaaaGGATGTTTAGTTCATCATAAAAAGACTGTATTCTATCCTGTCCACAAATCCGTTCAGTCGTCATCCTCCTCGCCCTCATACCCAGCGCCATTACTGCTGGGTACGGCGTTGCTTTCGACGACGCGGTAACCAAGATGATCAGCGACGTACTTGACGTAATACTCGGTGCCGTCGGGAGCTACCCAGGAATACTCTCCGTCGACGGCCTTACCGGCCTGtccctcctgctcctgctcctggtTGTCCAACTCGAAGTCCACGATGTCCGATGGATAAGCAGCAGCAATGGCCACGAGGCACAGAGCAACGATCACCTGCATGGTATAAaggggatatatgtatgtatgtatatatatattcatatatgtatatatatatatatatatatatacatacatatttaatgtatacgtatatataaacacaaacacgaacacaaacacacacgacacatatatatacacacatatatatatatatatatatatatgtatatatatatatatgtgtgtgtgtgtgtgtgtgtgcgcgtgcgtgtgtgtttatatatatatatatatatatatacatatatatatatatatatatatattatcattattagaagctaagctacagccccaggtgggaaagcaagatgccatgTGCCGaaatgttccaacagggaaaaatagcccagtacacaAAGGAAACAAGGGGAATTAATAcataacaagagaagtaatacaaataaaataaaatattttagtaacagtaacaacattaaattagatctttcatatataaactataaaaacttaaaaagaacaagaggaagataaataagatagaacagcgtatcTGAGTGTACCTtagagcaagggaactctaatccaagacagtggaaggccatggtacagaggctatggtgctatccaagactagagaacaatggtttgattttggagtgtcccttctcctagaagagctgtttaccatagctaaagagtatcttatacccttaccaagaggaaagtaaccactgaacaactacagtgcagcagatatccccttgagtgaagaattgtttgataatgtcagtgttgtcaggtgta from Palaemon carinicauda isolate YSFRI2023 chromosome 35, ASM3689809v2, whole genome shotgun sequence includes:
- the LOC137627470 gene encoding cuticle protein CP575-like codes for the protein MKLLVIVALCLVAIAAAYPSDIVDFELDNQEQEQEGQAGKAVDGEYSWVAPDGTEYYVKYVADHLGYRVVESNAVPSSNGAGYEGEEDDD